A portion of the Oxynema aestuarii AP17 genome contains these proteins:
- a CDS encoding late competence development ComFB family protein, whose amino-acid sequence MNTRIINLTEPFVAEEIEKILETYPFHPYQQVFAHPELRQKLMAHVLSRIPNQYAVVKTPESCHIAMEKIHASIALQLDVKAAIHQGIRQLFELNADWAVGHIPSPDEPSYAASSWFG is encoded by the coding sequence ATGAATACTCGCATTATTAATTTAACCGAACCTTTTGTCGCTGAAGAAATTGAGAAAATTCTAGAAACTTATCCGTTTCATCCCTACCAACAGGTATTTGCCCATCCCGAGTTACGACAAAAACTGATGGCTCACGTCCTCAGCCGAATTCCGAATCAATATGCGGTGGTGAAGACCCCGGAAAGCTGCCACATTGCGATGGAAAAAATACACGCTTCGATCGCCTTGCAGCTCGACGTGAAGGCGGCGATTCATCAAGGCATCCGTCAGCTTTTTGAACTGAATGCGGATTGGGCGGTCGGTCATATCCCCTCGCCAGACGAACCGTCTTATGCTGCTTCCAGTTGGTTTGGTTGA
- the moeB gene encoding molybdopterin-synthase adenylyltransferase MoeB, producing the protein MLNPNLDDIELTKDDYERYSRHLILPEIGVEGQKRLKAASVLCIGTGGLGSPLLLYLAAAGIGRLGIVDFDVVDTSNLQRQVIHGTAWVGQPKIESAKQRILEINPFCQVDLYETRLSSQNALDILEAYDIVVDGTDNFPTRYLVNDACVLLDKPNVYGSIFRFEGQASVFNYRGGPNYRDLYPEPPPPGLVPSCAEGGVLGILPGIIGVIQATETVKIITGSGTTLSGRLLLYNALQMKFRELKLTPNPERPAIDKLIDYEQFCGITQAKERAAKAMRDIPEITVTELKELLDRQAEKILLLDVRTPDEYAIAKLPGSLLIPLAEIEGGEGIEKLKAELNGHRLIVHCKVGARSAKALAILKQAGIEGTNVRGGIAAWSRQVDSSVPQY; encoded by the coding sequence ATGCTCAACCCCAATCTCGACGACATCGAGCTAACCAAAGACGATTACGAACGCTATTCCCGTCATTTGATTTTGCCGGAAATCGGCGTTGAAGGACAAAAACGCCTCAAAGCGGCGAGTGTATTATGTATCGGAACAGGGGGACTCGGTTCGCCTTTATTACTCTATCTCGCCGCCGCCGGGATCGGGCGCCTCGGGATCGTCGATTTCGATGTCGTTGACACCTCCAACTTACAACGCCAGGTCATCCACGGGACCGCCTGGGTGGGTCAACCCAAAATCGAATCGGCGAAACAACGGATCTTAGAAATTAACCCGTTTTGTCAGGTGGACTTGTACGAAACCCGCCTGAGTTCGCAAAATGCACTCGATATCCTCGAAGCTTACGATATCGTCGTCGATGGAACGGACAACTTCCCCACCCGCTATCTCGTTAACGATGCGTGTGTCTTACTCGACAAACCGAATGTGTACGGGTCGATTTTTCGGTTTGAAGGACAGGCGTCGGTGTTTAACTACCGAGGCGGTCCGAACTATCGCGACTTGTACCCGGAACCGCCACCGCCGGGACTGGTTCCCTCTTGTGCGGAAGGTGGAGTGTTAGGAATTCTCCCGGGAATAATCGGGGTGATTCAAGCGACGGAAACGGTGAAAATCATTACCGGGTCGGGAACGACGTTGAGCGGTCGGTTGCTGCTTTACAATGCTTTACAGATGAAGTTTCGCGAGTTAAAACTAACGCCAAATCCGGAACGTCCGGCGATTGACAAGTTAATTGATTACGAACAGTTCTGCGGTATTACGCAAGCGAAAGAACGAGCGGCGAAAGCGATGAGGGACATTCCCGAAATCACCGTGACCGAACTTAAAGAATTACTCGATCGCCAAGCGGAAAAAATCCTCTTGCTCGACGTTCGCACTCCTGACGAATACGCGATCGCCAAACTTCCCGGTTCGCTGTTAATTCCCCTGGCAGAAATTGAAGGCGGCGAGGGGATCGAAAAGCTCAAAGCCGAACTCAACGGTCACCGCTTGATCGTCCATTGTAAGGTCGGCGCGCGATCGGCGAAAGCTTTGGCGATTCTCAAGCAGGCGGGAATCGAAGGGACAAACGTCCGGGGAGGAATTGCGGCGTGGAGTCGGCAAGTCGATTCGTCGGTTCCGCAATATTAA
- a CDS encoding pentapeptide repeat-containing protein, which produces MKSKELIRQYEAGQRDFYGVGLSHANLRGVNLQGADLRRANLAGSDLREANLQGANLAAADLAGANLAGANLTEAILSTADLSECNLTAANLTRSQAIGATLTGADLSRGILREATLWRAVLLCADLAEADLEGAIAISTVLLGARLTGANLKRTNLREAIVVDVDWSGVCLRETILPGGECADGDRGCGVRVCGPRGRSPYCRLVSLAEIGERIA; this is translated from the coding sequence ATGAAGAGTAAGGAACTGATCCGCCAATATGAGGCGGGACAACGGGATTTTTATGGCGTCGGTTTGTCTCACGCCAACTTAAGGGGGGTGAATTTGCAAGGGGCGGATTTACGGCGCGCGAATCTGGCGGGGTCGGATTTGCGCGAGGCGAATTTGCAAGGGGCGAATCTGGCGGCAGCCGATTTAGCGGGGGCGAATTTAGCCGGAGCGAATTTGACGGAAGCCATTTTGAGTACGGCAGATTTGAGCGAGTGCAATCTCACCGCAGCCAATTTGACCCGATCGCAGGCGATCGGGGCGACCCTGACCGGGGCCGATTTGAGTCGGGGGATTCTACGGGAGGCGACCTTGTGGCGGGCGGTGTTACTCTGCGCCGATTTGGCGGAAGCGGATTTAGAAGGGGCGATCGCGATTTCGACGGTGCTACTCGGCGCCCGGTTGACGGGAGCCAATTTGAAGCGGACGAACTTGCGCGAGGCGATCGTCGTCGATGTGGACTGGTCCGGGGTTTGCTTGCGCGAGACGATTTTACCCGGTGGGGAATGTGCGGACGGCGATCGCGGTTGTGGGGTGCGCGTTTGCGGTCCGAGGGGGCGATCGCCCTACTGTCGGTTAGTCTCCTTGGCTGAAATAGGGGAGCGGATCGCTTAA
- the queC gene encoding 7-cyano-7-deazaguanine synthase QueC, whose product MKAVVLLSGGLDSSTVIYQAKADGCDCYALSFDYQQRHRRELASAATIARHAGAIEHRVVNFDLRTWGGSALTDDRLDLPGDRSVADMSQSIPITYVPARNTIFLSFALAYAEAIAARRVYLGVNALDYSGYPDCRPDYLAAMQEVFRLGTKQGREGEAIAIVAPLLHLKKTEIVELGNRLGVPWEQTWSCYAGGEKACGHCDSCRLRLAAFAELGLSDPLPYFSQGD is encoded by the coding sequence GTGAAAGCCGTTGTTTTACTCTCCGGTGGATTGGACTCCTCCACCGTCATTTACCAAGCCAAAGCCGATGGATGCGACTGTTACGCCCTCTCCTTCGACTACCAGCAGCGTCACCGCCGAGAGCTGGCTTCGGCGGCGACGATCGCCCGTCACGCAGGGGCGATCGAGCATCGAGTCGTCAACTTCGACCTCCGAACCTGGGGGGGTTCGGCCCTGACCGACGACCGCCTCGACCTGCCCGGCGATCGCTCGGTAGCGGACATGAGCCAGAGCATCCCGATCACCTACGTCCCCGCACGCAACACCATTTTTCTCAGTTTTGCCCTCGCCTATGCCGAAGCGATCGCCGCCCGTCGGGTCTATCTCGGCGTCAACGCTTTGGACTACTCCGGCTATCCCGACTGTCGCCCGGACTATTTGGCGGCGATGCAAGAAGTCTTTCGTCTGGGAACCAAACAGGGACGCGAAGGGGAGGCGATCGCGATCGTCGCTCCCTTGCTGCACCTTAAAAAAACCGAAATCGTCGAACTCGGCAACCGCCTCGGCGTCCCTTGGGAACAGACCTGGTCGTGCTACGCTGGAGGCGAAAAAGCTTGCGGTCACTGCGACTCGTGCCGCTTGCGCCTCGCCGCCTTCGCCGAACTCGGCTTAAGCGATCCGCTCCCCTATTTCAGCCAAGGAGACTAA